The Desulfoscipio gibsoniae DSM 7213 genome contains a region encoding:
- a CDS encoding (Fe-S)-binding protein, translating to MEAIKAADFNPKFRDEVAELLKGYDFSNCLACGMCTAGCPYSDIHENQDPRKFLRKVLLGMKDEVYADPYIWYCTMCERCTIECPMNVNIAALVRSLRGTWDKDKIPGYLQTIANEHIESGNQMNVGQVDYEETLEWIEEELQEELGDPNYKIPLNKKGAKYFYGFNARDIKYYPNELQTTLKLFYVAGIDYTISTKRWDATNIALFTGQTDDFLAISMPLWQEVADLECEELIVTECGHAFRSMRWGYRTYWKGKQYPIRHILELLNELVKEGKIKLDPDAITEVVTYHDPCNTARKEGVYEAPRELMRSFLKNFVDMNPHGKMNYCCGAGGGGMAMPEYNDIRKAKGKRKVDQVLATGAEIVIVPCHNCMDQFNDLNKWYPEKAKSPNVHMCSLMERALIMPEKE from the coding sequence ATGGAAGCTATTAAAGCTGCAGATTTCAACCCCAAATTCAGGGACGAAGTTGCCGAACTGCTAAAAGGATATGACTTTAGCAACTGCCTGGCCTGCGGCATGTGCACAGCGGGCTGCCCTTATTCCGACATTCACGAAAACCAGGATCCCCGTAAATTTTTGCGCAAAGTACTGCTGGGCATGAAAGATGAAGTATATGCCGACCCATACATCTGGTACTGCACCATGTGTGAGCGTTGCACCATCGAGTGCCCCATGAACGTAAACATTGCAGCCCTGGTACGTTCACTGCGCGGCACCTGGGATAAGGATAAAATTCCTGGCTACCTGCAGACTATTGCCAACGAGCACATCGAGTCCGGTAACCAAATGAACGTCGGCCAGGTAGACTACGAAGAAACCTTGGAGTGGATTGAAGAGGAACTGCAGGAAGAACTGGGTGACCCTAACTATAAAATTCCGCTCAACAAAAAGGGTGCCAAGTATTTTTACGGCTTTAATGCCCGGGATATCAAGTATTATCCCAATGAGCTGCAAACCACTCTAAAGCTGTTTTATGTGGCGGGAATTGACTACACCATCAGCACTAAGCGCTGGGACGCCACTAACATTGCACTGTTCACCGGCCAAACCGACGACTTTTTAGCCATCTCCATGCCCCTGTGGCAGGAAGTTGCCGACCTGGAATGTGAAGAGTTGATTGTGACCGAGTGCGGGCACGCCTTCCGTTCTATGAGATGGGGCTATAGAACATATTGGAAGGGCAAGCAATATCCTATTCGCCATATTCTTGAACTGCTCAATGAGCTGGTCAAGGAAGGTAAAATCAAGCTTGACCCCGATGCCATTACCGAAGTGGTTACTTATCACGATCCTTGCAACACTGCCCGCAAAGAAGGCGTATATGAAGCACCCAGGGAGTTAATGAGAAGCTTCCTGAAAAACTTTGTGGATATGAACCCCCACGGTAAAATGAATTACTGCTGTGGTGCCGGCGGCGGCGGTATGGCTATGCCTGAGTACAACGACATTCGTAAAGCCAAAGGCAAGCGCAAAGTAGACCAGGTGCTGGCCACTGGTGCGGAAATTGTGATCGTGCCCTGCCACAACTGTATGGACCAGTTTAACGATTTGAATAAATGGTACCCGGAAAAGGCTAAATCACCGAATGTACACATGTGTTCCCTGATGGAAAGAGCCCTCATCATGCCGGAAAAAGAATAG